The Nitrospira tepida genome includes a window with the following:
- a CDS encoding choice-of-anchor X domain-containing protein, with translation MMSPDGHTADSHGSTCRSAEQGISLVEVMVAMMILAMAMMGSLSLFEWAEGGMRQGETALQALALAESKLEGKRAVPWEHLLAEDLDADGRYETLMRDDGQDGDATAGDGVYTVRAHHGPVELMWTVQPAQPRNLSASAYALIHVTARYRIKRDRWREIELGTVRANPRYVGAS, from the coding sequence ATGATGTCGCCGGATGGGCATACAGCCGATAGTCATGGATCCACCTGCCGAAGCGCCGAGCAGGGGATCAGCTTGGTCGAAGTGATGGTCGCGATGATGATTCTGGCGATGGCCATGATGGGAAGCCTCAGCCTGTTCGAGTGGGCGGAAGGCGGGATGCGTCAGGGAGAAACGGCTCTGCAGGCGTTGGCCTTGGCGGAGTCGAAACTGGAAGGCAAGCGGGCGGTTCCTTGGGAGCATTTGTTGGCGGAGGACTTGGATGCCGATGGGCGGTACGAAACGCTGATGCGGGATGACGGCCAGGACGGCGATGCAACCGCCGGCGACGGAGTCTATACCGTGCGGGCCCATCATGGGCCTGTCGAACTGATGTGGACGGTGCAACCGGCACAACCGCGGAATCTCTCGGCCAGTGCGTACGCTCTCATCCATGTGACGGCGCGGTATCGGATCAAGCGGGATCGGTGGCGCGAGATTGAACTGGGGACCGTTCGGGCCAATCCCCGCTATGTCGGGGCATCCTAA
- a CDS encoding integration host factor subunit alpha, with protein MRKSDIANEIFKQVGIPKNDAADIVELILNLLKSVLQKGESVKIAGFGNFIVRSKGPRKGRNPRTGEEIGITPRRVVTFRPSQVFKKYVNS; from the coding sequence ATGAGAAAATCCGATATTGCGAACGAGATCTTCAAACAGGTCGGCATCCCGAAGAATGACGCGGCCGACATTGTCGAACTCATCCTGAATTTGTTGAAGTCGGTGCTTCAAAAGGGCGAATCGGTCAAGATCGCGGGATTTGGCAACTTCATCGTGCGAAGCAAAGGGCCGCGGAAAGGGCGGAATCCGCGGACCGGCGAAGAGATTGGCATTACGCCCCGTCGCGTCGTCACCTTCCGGCCCAGTCAAGTGTTCAAAAAATACGTGAACTCCTAG
- a CDS encoding DedA family protein, producing the protein MIGQLIEAVVAELSRFIIATISALGYAGIVVTMAIESACIPLPSEIIMPFAGYLVLDGRFSLWGVTLAGTIGNVIGSALAYYVGLLGGRPIVERYGRYALIRSQDLEQADRWFARYGEAAVLISRMLPVIRTFISLPAGIARMPFWRFVVFTFIGALPWCFLLAYIGVVMGEHWADLREHFHYIDVVIGLCLAAAAAYFLWSHWPARGQGADAKPPSC; encoded by the coding sequence ATGATTGGTCAATTGATCGAAGCGGTCGTGGCGGAGTTGAGTCGCTTCATCATCGCGACGATTTCCGCGTTGGGATACGCGGGCATCGTCGTCACGATGGCGATCGAAAGCGCCTGTATTCCCCTGCCCAGCGAGATCATCATGCCGTTCGCCGGCTATCTGGTCCTGGACGGCCGATTTTCGCTCTGGGGGGTGACGCTGGCCGGGACGATCGGGAACGTCATCGGCTCGGCGCTGGCCTACTATGTCGGCCTTCTCGGCGGGCGGCCGATTGTGGAACGGTATGGCCGGTACGCATTGATTCGGTCGCAGGATCTTGAACAGGCGGACCGGTGGTTTGCCAGGTACGGCGAGGCGGCGGTGTTGATCAGCCGGATGCTGCCAGTGATCCGCACGTTTATTTCCCTGCCGGCGGGGATCGCCCGGATGCCGTTTTGGCGTTTCGTGGTCTTCACGTTCATCGGCGCGCTGCCCTGGTGTTTTCTGTTGGCCTACATCGGCGTCGTGATGGGCGAGCACTGGGCGGATCTGCGTGAGCATTTCCATTATATCGATGTCGTCATCGGCCTCTGCCTGGCGGCCGCCGCGGCGTATTTTCTCTGGTCGCACTGGCCGGCCCGCGGACAGGGCGCCGATGCGAAACCGCCGTCATGTTGA
- a CDS encoding MerR family transcriptional regulator, whose translation MELRTALPATRRTLTSGSPRLGTKIFYKIGEVSDIVKLPAYVLRFWESEFSFLKPKKSRGNQRLYEQRDIDTVLEIKRMLYEEGHTIAGVKRYWTRKGRHTPGKRTPREIATRLKGDLQAILRLLEAHSKSDGS comes from the coding sequence GTGGAATTGAGAACGGCACTCCCAGCGACACGCCGAACGCTGACGTCGGGCAGCCCCAGACTGGGCACCAAAATCTTCTACAAAATCGGCGAGGTCAGCGATATCGTCAAATTGCCCGCGTATGTGTTACGGTTCTGGGAGTCGGAGTTCAGTTTTCTCAAGCCGAAGAAAAGCCGCGGCAACCAACGGTTGTATGAGCAGCGGGATATTGACACCGTCCTTGAGATCAAACGGATGTTGTACGAGGAAGGCCATACGATCGCCGGCGTGAAACGGTATTGGACTCGAAAGGGACGGCACACCCCGGGCAAGCGGACGCCGCGGGAAATCGCCACGCGGTTGAAAGGCGATCTGCAGGCCATCCTGCGGTTGCTGGAGGCCCATTCCAAATCGGACGGGAGCTAG
- the cysS gene encoding cysteine--tRNA ligase: protein MLKLSNTLSGRKDVFEPLVPGVVRMYVCGVTVYDYCHLGHARSALVFDVLRRYLEYSGLSVEFVKNFTDVDDKIIQRANEQGVSCDAVTAKYIAAYYEDMGRLGVRRAWKEPRATEHMADIIALIETLMAKGLAYRVNGDVYFSVERYPDYGRLSKRKLAELQAGARVEVDERKRHPMDFALWKSSKPGEPWWQSPWGQGRPGWHIECSAMSMKHLGGTFDIHGGGMDLIFPHHENEMAQSSGSTGKDFARYWVHNGFVQINQEKMSKSLGNFFTIREIFEKSDWPEEVTGEMLRYFLLATHYRSPLDFSDQSLTEAKNALNGFYDLFYRLGEADRVKGQGDTSLRAVLEQAHLGFSQAMDDDLNTPAALAEMQKLRNEVNKLMADGLSVEGRQAARQEFARLGDVLGLFQLDRWQFNPVLKARASDHVSAMDETSVVLNEAEIQKQIDERNEARRRRDFKKADEIRQRLASQGITIEDRPDGTSRWKR from the coding sequence ATGTTGAAGCTCTCCAACACGCTGTCCGGACGGAAAGACGTGTTCGAACCTCTTGTGCCGGGAGTCGTGCGGATGTACGTCTGCGGCGTCACGGTGTACGACTATTGTCATCTGGGCCATGCGCGCAGCGCGTTGGTGTTCGATGTCCTGCGGCGGTACCTGGAATATTCCGGTCTCTCCGTCGAGTTCGTGAAGAACTTCACAGATGTCGACGACAAAATCATCCAACGAGCAAATGAGCAGGGCGTGAGTTGCGACGCGGTGACCGCGAAGTACATTGCGGCATACTATGAGGATATGGGACGGCTCGGGGTCCGGCGGGCTTGGAAAGAGCCCAGGGCCACGGAGCACATGGCCGACATCATCGCCTTGATCGAGACGTTGATGGCGAAGGGCCTGGCCTATCGGGTGAACGGAGACGTGTATTTCTCGGTGGAGCGCTATCCGGACTATGGCCGCCTGTCCAAACGAAAGCTCGCCGAGCTACAAGCGGGTGCCCGCGTGGAGGTGGACGAACGGAAGCGCCATCCGATGGACTTTGCCCTGTGGAAGAGCAGCAAACCGGGAGAGCCCTGGTGGCAGAGTCCGTGGGGGCAGGGGCGCCCCGGCTGGCACATCGAGTGTTCCGCCATGTCGATGAAGCATCTCGGGGGCACGTTCGATATCCATGGAGGAGGAATGGATCTCATCTTCCCTCACCATGAAAACGAAATGGCTCAATCCTCCGGATCAACGGGAAAGGATTTTGCGCGTTACTGGGTCCATAACGGGTTTGTGCAGATCAATCAGGAGAAGATGTCCAAGTCGCTGGGCAACTTCTTCACGATCCGGGAAATTTTCGAGAAGTCCGACTGGCCGGAAGAGGTGACGGGGGAGATGCTGCGCTATTTCCTGTTGGCGACGCACTATCGCAGCCCGCTCGACTTTTCGGATCAGAGCTTGACCGAAGCCAAGAACGCCTTGAACGGGTTCTATGATTTGTTTTATCGCTTGGGTGAAGCTGACAGAGTGAAGGGGCAGGGCGACACGTCGCTGCGCGCAGTGTTGGAGCAGGCCCACCTTGGGTTTTCCCAGGCGATGGACGATGATCTCAACACGCCGGCGGCGCTGGCCGAAATGCAGAAACTCCGGAATGAAGTGAACAAGCTGATGGCCGACGGCCTATCGGTTGAGGGACGGCAAGCGGCGCGGCAGGAATTTGCCAGGCTCGGTGATGTATTGGGGCTCTTTCAATTGGACCGGTGGCAGTTCAATCCTGTGCTCAAAGCCCGTGCCTCCGATCATGTGTCCGCCATGGACGAGACATCGGTGGTCTTAAACGAAGCCGAGATCCAGAAGCAGATCGATGAGCGCAACGAAGCCAGGCGCCGCCGAGATTTCAAAAAAGCCGACGAGATCAGACAACGCCTCGCCTCACAGGGCATCACGATCGAGGACCGGCCCGATGGCACCAGCCGCTGGAAGCGCTGA
- a CDS encoding GspH/FimT family pseudopilin, protein MNQNGYSLMELTMVMAVTAVTVALAVPDVAAMATRYREQAVVTELAGELRTARTLAITQASRVRAVIDEDGRSLSLEREGDQSAPMRRFDFRGRGLSIDGASEGISVWFYPSGRTASATTLTLRGDSRKVWRLTVSMAGRVTVQ, encoded by the coding sequence ATGAACCAGAATGGGTACAGCCTGATGGAACTGACCATGGTGATGGCCGTGACGGCCGTGACCGTTGCGCTGGCCGTTCCCGATGTGGCCGCCATGGCGACGCGCTATCGGGAACAGGCGGTGGTCACCGAGCTGGCCGGGGAGCTCCGGACGGCGCGGACTCTGGCCATAACCCAGGCCAGCCGCGTCCGCGCCGTCATTGACGAAGACGGACGGTCGCTGAGTCTGGAGCGGGAGGGAGACCAATCCGCTCCGATGAGGCGATTCGACTTTCGAGGCCGTGGCCTATCGATTGATGGAGCCAGCGAAGGCATCAGCGTCTGGTTCTATCCGAGCGGGCGAACCGCCAGTGCCACCACGCTGACGCTTCGCGGGGACTCACGGAAGGTGTGGCGGTTGACGGTTTCGATGGCGGGGAGAGTCACGGTGCAATGA
- a CDS encoding prepilin peptidase, whose translation MDPLLIVVFVFGLVIGSFLNVCIYRLPRHESIVWPASHCPACAQPIAAYDNIPVVGFLWLGGRCRNCRRPIAWHYPLVELANGLGYLVIVWQFGWTPAAAVYAALFSSLIVITGTDLSHTIIPDVVTLPGILIGLVSAVTILPVGWINSLLGIVVGGGVLWVLAWLSPYLFGKEGMGGGDIKLLAMVGAFLGWRPVLLTMMIGALTGSIVGLSLIGLKILRRDQYIPFGPFLALGALVSLFFHQRLFDWYWGLLGPLP comes from the coding sequence ATGGACCCTCTACTAATAGTAGTTTTCGTCTTTGGGCTGGTGATCGGTAGTTTTCTCAACGTCTGTATCTATCGATTGCCCCGCCATGAATCGATCGTGTGGCCCGCCTCGCATTGCCCCGCCTGCGCGCAGCCCATTGCCGCCTACGACAACATTCCGGTGGTCGGCTTCTTATGGCTGGGCGGGCGCTGCCGGAATTGCCGTCGGCCCATTGCCTGGCACTATCCCCTGGTGGAGTTGGCCAACGGACTCGGGTATCTGGTTATCGTCTGGCAGTTCGGTTGGACGCCCGCTGCCGCCGTCTATGCGGCGCTCTTCTCCTCTTTGATCGTCATTACCGGTACGGACCTCTCGCATACCATCATCCCCGACGTGGTCACCTTGCCCGGCATCCTGATTGGACTGGTCAGCGCCGTCACCATCCTGCCCGTCGGATGGATCAACAGCCTGCTCGGGATAGTGGTTGGCGGGGGAGTGCTGTGGGTGCTTGCCTGGCTCAGTCCCTACCTGTTTGGCAAGGAAGGGATGGGAGGTGGGGATATCAAGCTGCTGGCAATGGTCGGAGCCTTTTTAGGCTGGCGACCGGTCCTGCTGACGATGATGATTGGAGCATTGACGGGGTCCATTGTGGGACTCAGTCTCATCGGGCTCAAGATCCTCAGGCGTGATCAATATATTCCGTTTGGGCCGTTTCTGGCTCTCGGGGCTCTCGTCTCACTCTTCTTCCATCAACGGCTGTTTGACTGGTATTGGGGGCTGCTCGGCCCCCTGCCCTAA
- a CDS encoding response regulator transcription factor, with the protein MAKSTSARPRPKRITSAVSLPPRKKRPEALTSREMEILQLIWSGFKNKEIAQRLRISVKTVEAHRANMMKKIRVSNTAQLIKAAIQDGMIKVR; encoded by the coding sequence ATGGCAAAATCCACGAGCGCCAGACCGAGACCCAAACGTATTACCAGCGCCGTGAGTTTACCGCCGCGGAAGAAGAGGCCCGAGGCGCTGACCAGCCGGGAGATGGAAATCCTTCAACTCATTTGGTCCGGATTCAAAAACAAGGAAATTGCGCAGCGGTTGCGAATCAGCGTTAAGACGGTTGAGGCCCATCGGGCGAACATGATGAAGAAGATCCGCGTCTCCAACACGGCCCAACTCATCAAGGCCGCCATCCAGGACGGGATGATCAAGGTACGCTAG
- the surE gene encoding 5'/3'-nucleotidase SurE, which produces MTILVTNDDGIGSSGIQALARKLARLGTVWVIAPDRERTAVGHALTLHKPLRLTPVKPRWFAVNGTPTDCVNLAVKHVLRRPPTLVVSGVNRGVNLGDDVTYSGTVSAALEGAILGIPSIAVSQDGRDRFFFEAAADYALVVARAVLRHGLPPGTLLNVNVPNRPRAGIKGIRVTRLSRRRFENPIIEKTDPRGRKYYWIAGTRITWTKQADSDYAALRRGFVSVTPLHLDMTNEEALEALQQWDHFRRLGSSQGSRAVRGGTPVRTR; this is translated from the coding sequence ATGACCATTTTGGTGACCAATGACGACGGGATCGGATCGTCGGGCATCCAGGCGCTGGCCCGCAAGCTGGCGCGCCTCGGCACCGTCTGGGTCATCGCCCCGGATCGGGAGCGCACTGCCGTGGGGCATGCCTTGACGCTCCATAAACCGCTTCGGTTGACGCCGGTCAAGCCCCGGTGGTTTGCGGTCAACGGGACGCCCACCGACTGTGTGAATCTCGCCGTCAAGCACGTCTTGCGCCGCCCGCCCACGCTCGTGGTCTCGGGGGTGAATCGCGGCGTGAACCTGGGGGACGACGTGACCTATTCCGGGACGGTTTCCGCCGCGTTGGAAGGGGCGATTCTGGGCATTCCGTCGATTGCGGTGTCTCAGGACGGCCGTGACCGGTTTTTCTTTGAGGCGGCCGCCGACTATGCGCTTGTTGTGGCGCGGGCCGTGTTGCGGCACGGCCTGCCGCCGGGCACCTTGCTGAACGTCAACGTCCCCAATCGCCCGCGGGCCGGGATCAAGGGCATCCGCGTAACCAGGCTCAGCCGGCGGCGCTTCGAGAATCCGATTATCGAGAAGACCGACCCGCGCGGCAGGAAATACTATTGGATCGCGGGAACGCGGATTACCTGGACCAAGCAGGCCGATTCGGATTACGCCGCGCTTCGGCGGGGGTTCGTGTCCGTCACGCCGCTGCATTTGGATATGACCAACGAGGAAGCGCTTGAAGCGTTGCAGCAGTGGGACCACTTTCGCCGATTGGGCTCTTCGCAGGGATCGCGAGCGGTCCGCGGCGGGACGCCGGTGAGGACACGATGA
- the rlmB gene encoding 23S rRNA (guanosine(2251)-2'-O)-methyltransferase RlmB, with translation MAPAAGSADRPEIIYGLHAVKEALRAGRPFIRLQVVSLHGQFQELVRLARIRHIPVHVEPRAALDRLALGGRHQGVVACTAARTYAEPEEILAVARSRREPAFIVVLDGVQDPQNFGAILRSAEAAGVHGVVIPDRRAVGLTGTVEKASAGAVEHIKVAQTTNINRLLGAFKEAGLWVYGLDPSGERLYTAPDYRGPVALVVGGEGIGVRKSVLERCDERVRIPMSGRINSLNASAAATLVCFEVVRQRRAAPPQAGPSVP, from the coding sequence ATGGCACCAGCCGCTGGAAGCGCTGACCGGCCCGAGATCATCTATGGTCTCCATGCCGTGAAGGAGGCGCTCCGCGCCGGGCGCCCGTTCATCCGTCTTCAGGTCGTCAGTCTGCACGGCCAGTTTCAGGAACTGGTGCGCCTCGCGCGCATCCGGCATATTCCGGTCCATGTCGAACCGAGGGCGGCGCTGGATCGATTGGCGCTCGGCGGTCGTCACCAAGGAGTGGTGGCCTGTACCGCTGCCAGGACCTATGCGGAACCTGAGGAAATCCTCGCCGTGGCCAGGTCGCGGCGGGAGCCGGCCTTCATCGTGGTGCTCGACGGCGTTCAAGATCCGCAGAATTTCGGCGCCATTCTGCGAAGCGCCGAGGCGGCAGGGGTTCACGGGGTCGTCATTCCGGATCGGCGTGCTGTTGGGCTCACGGGAACGGTGGAGAAAGCGTCGGCCGGCGCGGTCGAGCACATCAAGGTGGCCCAAACAACCAATATCAACCGCCTGCTGGGGGCCTTCAAGGAAGCAGGCCTATGGGTCTATGGGTTGGACCCGTCCGGCGAGAGACTCTATACCGCGCCGGACTATCGTGGGCCGGTGGCGCTGGTGGTCGGTGGGGAAGGAATAGGCGTCCGCAAGAGCGTCCTCGAGCGCTGCGATGAACGGGTGCGGATTCCGATGTCGGGGCGGATCAACTCGCTGAACGCCTCCGCAGCCGCGACGCTGGTCTGCTTCGAGGTCGTGCGGCAGCGGAGGGCGGCTCCGCCCCAGGCAGGGCCTAGCGTACCTTGA